Part of the Juglans regia cultivar Chandler chromosome 14, Walnut 2.0, whole genome shotgun sequence genome, ATCATGGCTTCCCCGAATTTACTGCCGAAGTCAGAAGCACGACCACTGGCTATCGTTGTCACTATGTCCCTGGTTCTTGGGTCCAACGCTAGCCGTTGATCGATTTGGAGAACCCCCCTTTTCCTTAAGATTTCCTGGTAGAATGAGTTATCAACGATGAAGGAGCTCAAAAAGTTCTGGTCGAGACTGACAATGTTGTTGCCTGTCGACTTCTGGGGACACCTGGACCTTAGGGATCTCACTAACTCCAGATCCATGGTTGGGTCAGGTCTTCCAGTATTCTGGAAATTATAAAGTCGATCTTGGAAAAAGAAACAATGTGCAACACCAACGGTATGGCCACCTGTGCATAGATGTCAATgaaacatgcatgaaatattatatattaatgcataTTGCTAagactgaataaaaatatatacaatgctctactaatttttatcttaaatttatcGTCTTCCGTCACGTCAATTGAGTAGCATATATAGTTTAAAATGACTTTTCAATTAAGCATTTGTATGATTGaagataacaaaaattataatatcaaagcgaaaatcattttcttaaataaaaattttatgtgcagtcACTTTTACGTATTTATTTACACactctattaatgtgattggttgcgttaaatataaattaattgttttgatcaatcacatcagtagaatatacaaaaaatacataaaaataactgtataaATCAGAATTCTTCCTAAAGCGATAGAGCGGAGAATTGCAAATATTTAGTACCCAGAAGATAAACCATATCAGTAACATTAAGTCCTTTTCTTGCAAAAGCAGCAATGGATTCTGATACAGGTATTTGAGGACCAGGAAGATCAACATTTTCAGCAAGGGATTCAAAGCCATCCCTTCTCCCTGTTTCTACTCGGTATCGCCCTCCTCCGCTCTGCATCCATCATCAAATCTCACAGATCATGAACTTGTCATTATCATTTCCATTATTTTATCTCAGGTCGATCTTTTTAACTTCATTctatttgtctattttttaaacctacaaataatattaaaattattctattttcaactCGGTACGTGCAACACACTAATATTTAccttatttaaaaattaagttttgatttataaaatttaaattttaaaatttatcttttaaatttagttatgtcatatagatattttattaagtgtCTTCTAATAAAGACACACCGActtgaaaataagattttttataatattaaaaataggaAATCACAGTACGTAGTACGTAGAATTAATACCAGGGAAATGGCGTCCCTCGTAGCGATGGCGATGATATCAGCACAAGAGACCAGTCCAGGGCAGAAGCTCTCCACGGCATCTTTCACCTCGTCAATAAATTCATAGCCCCTTACACTCAGATTTGGAGAAGCAAATCTCTCGCTGGAGCCCCCATTTAGAAGAAGCGATGCATCACATCCCTTAAATTTTCATGGTAGTAGTACTGTCAGTCGTTggacagaaaaaaaataaaattaatcatagCTAATAactaatgatatattatatatctccaagaaaatataagaaaatgaacAAATGTTGTATTACGTGCgtgctaagaaaaaaaaatcttgtattCATCGATCTAATTAAacattaagaatataatatatctacataattaaattaaatctgTCTCTTTTAGTCAGATTAAGTTTTTGAGATACTTGGTATGAGAGATAGATAGATTAAGTGAATTCTACAAAACATATTGAACAATATCTAAGAGCACTGCATGGCATTGTCTTAACCAAAGCCagttcatcttcaaaaattgaagaaatagaTATAGAATCATCTATATTGGAGTAGTCAAATAGTGGCTTCAATTATGAGCTACagtattttaaagtattttttcgtatttaaagatgtattatttattttcaaaagtaatattttattctatagtATCAGACtcaactattttaatatttttcacattttattctaaaatatgtttGTTGAATTATtagattgaggaaaaaaaattaattgaaaaataataatttaagtaaaactgaaattagtaattaacatatggttagtgtaggaaaaaattttaaaataatattattaaaaaattaatattatattattattttgactaatcaaaTGTGAGGTTATgatttgaatgattttaaatttataaaaatatttatttttagttaaattttaaaaataattttgataaaattaatactaatgctctagaattatcttaaaaaatgcactccgacaattataattatagtaaaactcactttatttctttctttaaaagaTGGAAACCGAAAATGTaaaacaacaatatatatagtaatctaagGTGAAATTCAAGAGGTCAGTACTTACGCTGACAAAGCAATCGTGGAATTGCATGCGAATGAGCGCTGGCGCAATTGTAGGGTCCTTGAAAAACTTAGCCTTGACAAGACCAGCTACAATGCTCTCAACATCGAAGATCCCACATTTTCCCTTGTAAAATCCTACCTCAAGTGCTGCACTGCTGCCGGCGTAAGATTGGCGGCCTGCCAAGCTCACAAAGATGAGGCCAAGGGCTAGTGCCATTGCAGTACCTGTGCTTGTCATTTTTGTCTTCACCACTTTATTTGGAAATATTAGACCTGAAAACAAACGACATGTTTCTTTCCTATTTATATTCACGAGGATCGATGCCTGATCTACTATTATGCTTTGCACGACTGCCTTTAACGTCGTGTACAATATTCTATTTAAGCTGTAAACCCGGTGCATAAGCACTCATACCATGCcagcaaatattatttctttccatTTGCAAGCCAAGACACATCTTCCATGCCACTTGTTAAGAAGTTAGATTTTTAAACTTCTAGATCTCTTTAATCAAATgtaaatagaattatatatatatatat contains:
- the LOC108998935 gene encoding peroxidase 60; this translates as MTSTGTAMALALGLIFVSLAGRQSYAGSSAALEVGFYKGKCGIFDVESIVAGLVKAKFFKDPTIAPALIRMQFHDCFVSGCDASLLLNGGSSERFASPNLSVRGYEFIDEVKDAVESFCPGLVSCADIIAIATRDAISLSGGGRYRVETGRRDGFESLAENVDLPGPQIPVSESIAAFARKGLNVTDMVYLLGGHTVGVAHCFFFQDRLYNFQNTGRPDPTMDLELVRSLRSRCPQKSTGNNIVSLDQNFLSSFIVDNSFYQEILRKRGVLQIDQRLALDPRTRDIVTTIASGRASDFGSKFGEAMIKMGAIQVLTGTEGEIRKSCSVIN